The following DNA comes from Chryseobacterium gallinarum.
GGAATTGTCAGTAGGCTCTCCGCCAACCATTGTTCCGGGATTCATGGAGGTATTCCTCAGCCAAAGCTGGTCCCATAAAATAAATCTGACGAATTTGTCTCCCTCAGGATTGAGGTTGAGTTTTAAGCCGCTGCCATAATCGGGAGAACCCTGCGAATATAAAGAACTGCTGATTAAGACTGCTCCAATGAATGTGAGTAATTTCTTCATAAATTATCAATTTTTGGCGTTGTTTTTTGTGAAAGCCAAATTGTAATTAATAATTTATTTATTAAAATTTAATATATATTACTGGTAATAGTATAGTTTTAATTGGAAATTACTGCTTGACCGTTTAAAAGGTTAATTATTTCTGTTGAAAAACAACCTTTTAGATCAATCAGTGAAATACATGATTTTATCTCATACCTTACAATCTCCTGCCTGATATCCAAAGTCTTTACTCTTTATTCTTTACTCTTGGTTTACTTTTTAAATCTTTCCCATTTGATCAGCATGTATTTATCTGCAAACTGGGTAATGATGATGCCTGAGTTTTTAATATTTTCTTCCTGAGCGATATATTCAATCAATTCATTTTGTTTCAGGACTTTATATACGGGATGGAATTCAGAATGAGGAGGTCTTGTAATGTTATACTTTTTGATCCATGAACTGATGGTCACATGAGAAACCCCTATGATCCGTTCTATTTCCCGGTAGCTTAAGCCTTCAAGATACAGCTGAAGGGCCTTGGTTACATAATAATCATCAATTTGTTTGCCTAACTTTTTAACGGTGAAATAATAGTTGCAGCCTTTACAATGAAAACGTTGCTTTTCGTTGATGATGCCGCTTTTTACTACTTTGTTACTCTTGCATTTAGGACAGATATTTTCCATAGCTATATCTTTTTAGCAAATATATAATAAATTAGCAAATATATAATTTTCAATAAAGATAATTTTACCTGTTTAAATTTTTAAACCAAAAAAAATATCTTTTATATTTGGTTTTTAAAGAAATTATATTTTAAATTTGCCAAAAAATTTAGATAAATAAATGGAAATAGAAATTTCCTCATGCGAACATCTAATGTATGTGAGTGAAATACAGCAGGAAATGTACGATTCTGCACAGCGTAGAGGAACGGGAATCGCAAAACGTTCTATCGAATATTTGAGTAAGAAGATTTCAGAAGGCAATGCTGTGGTTGCCACTGAAAACGGTGAGTGGGTAGGTTTCTGTTATATAGAAACCTGGTCACATGGAAAGTTTGTTGCCAATTCGGGACTGATTGTGTCTCCGAAATTCAGGAACGGAGGAGTAGCTACTCAGATCAAGCACAAAATTTTCCAGTTATCTAGAGAAAAATACCCGGATGCGAAAGTATTTGGGCTGACAACAGGGCTTGCAGTGATGAAAATCAACAGCGATTTAGGATATAAACCGGTGATCTATTCGGAACTGACCCAGGATGAAGAATTCTGGAATGGGTGTAAGAATTGTGTGAATTATGAAATTTTAATGAAAAAGGAGCGAAAGAACTGCTTATGTACCGCAATGCTTTTCGTTCCTGATAATAATAAAGTAAACGGTATTGCCAACAAGCAGCCGGAAAATAAATATAACAATGAACAAGAAAGTCATCTTAGCGTTTAGCGGAGGTTTGGATACTTCCTACTGTGCTAAATACCTTAGTGAAACACTGGGGTATGATGTGTACGCAGTTACTGTAAATACCGGAGGTTTTTCTAAAGAAGAAGAAAAAGAGCTGGAAAGGAAAGCTTTAAAACTTGGAGTAAAAGAATACAGGTGTGTGGATGCTCAGGAGGATTATTACAATTCTTGTGTGAAGTATTTGATTTTTGGAAATGTGCTGAAAAATAATACCTATCCGCTTTCTGTAAGTGCGGAGCGTACGATCCAGGCGCAGGAAATTGCAAAATACGCAATGGAAGTAAATGCTGAGGCTATTGCCCACGGAAGTACAGGCGCGGGAAATGATCAGGTGCGTTTTGATCTGATTTTCCAGGTTATGTGTCCTGATGTTGAAATTATCACGCCGATCCGCGATATGGCTCTGTCCCGTGAAGAGGAAATAGAATTTTTGAAAAATCATGGATATGAGATGGAATTTCAGAAAGCACAATACTCAGTGAATAAAGGTCTGTGGGGAACCTCGGTAGGTGGTAAAGAAACCCTGACGTCCAGAAATTATTTGCCTGAAGAAGCATTTCCGTCACAAATCCGGCAAACTGAGCCCTCAGAAATGGAGATAGAGTTTAAGAATGGTGAAATTATAGCGGTCAATGGTGAAAACTTTGAACACCCTGTATATGCGATTCAAAAAATAGAAGAACTGGCCTCTGCTTATGGAATAGGGCGTGATATCCATGTAGGAGATACGATTGTAGGAATTAAAGGAAGAGTAGGATTTGAAGCGGCAGCGGCCTCGGTAATTATCAAAGCGCACCATTTGTTGGAAAAACATACCCTTTCAAAATATCAGCAGATGATGAAGTCGCAATTGTCAGACTGGTACGGAAACTGGCTGCATGAAGCACTTTTCCTGGATCCCGTGATGAGAAACATTGAATCTTTCTTGACGGATTCTCAAAAAACCGTAAGTGGGAAAGTATTTATAACGCTTTATCCGTACAGGTTTATTTTAAATGGAATTGAATCCGGTCATGACCTGATGTCAGATAAATTCGGAAGCTATGGAGAAGCCAACAGGGCATGGACAGGGCAAGATGTGAAAGGATATACAAAAATTGTAAGCAATTCCTTAAATATATACCACCAGATCAATAAAAATACCAATTAGTTCCGAAGGAACGATTTAACCCCAAGATAGGACGCAGTCCTATCAGTTTAAAAATGAAAAAAACAGTAGGAATAGTTGGAGCCAACGGTTATACAGGAAGCGAGCTGATACGCTTACTGGCCTTCCATCCCCATGTGACATTGAGTTTTTTATATAGTCGTTCAAATTCGGGGACAAAGATATCGGATTTGTACCCGGATTTAACGACAGTTTGTGACCAGGTTTTAACGGATGAGTTTGAGGAAGTGGATATTCTTTTTTTATGTCTTCCCCATAAGGAAAGCCGGAATTGGTTAGCTCAAAATCCTGTTAAGGATGAAACACTGGTAATTGATCTCGGAAATGATTTCCGTTTAGAAGGAAATTTCGGGAATAGAAATTTTATCTACGGATTACCTGAAATCAATAAAAAACATTTCCAGGGCTCAAAGAGTATTGCCAATGCGGGATGCTTTGCTACAGCTATCCAATTGGCATTGTTGCCATTGGCAGAAAAAGGAATGTTAGATGAGGTTTACACCACAGGGATTACGGGTTCCACAGGAGCCGGCCAGTCTTTGCAGGCAACCACTCATTTTACCTGGAGAAATGATAATATTTCAGCCTATAAAACCTTAACCCATCAGCATGTGGATGAGATTTTGCAACAGCTGGTTTCATTGAATAATAAAGAAGTAACCCTGAATTTTGTTCCATGGAGAGGGGATTTTGCAAGAGGGATTTTTACAAGTTCCACGATCAAGACGGATTTGAAGCTGGAGGAATTAAAACAATTGTATCAGGATTTTTATGCAGAGGAGCCTTTCGTTACCGTTAGTAGCAGGGCGGTTGATTTAAAGCAGGTTGTCAATACCAATCGCTGTGTGATTCAGATTGAAAAGAGTGGAAATGTTGCCGTTATTCACTCAGCGATTGACAATTTGTTAAAAGGGGCTTCAGGACAGGCTGTACAAAATATGAATATCGTCATGGACTGGGAAGAAAATGCAGGACTGAACCTGAAACCAATAGCATTTTAATACAGCAATGTACCAACTGATATTATGGGAAAAACTCGAAAATTGAATCCCGTTTCATTAATCAATTATCATTTATAAAAAGACATGAATTTATTCAACGTATATCCATTATTCAACATAAATCCAATCAAAGCTCAGGGATCTTTCCTTTGGGATGATAAAGGCGAACAATACCTTGATTTTTACGGAGGTCATGCTGTTATTTCTATCGGTCACAACCATCCGCATTATCAAAATAAATTAAAAGAACAGCTGGAGAAGATCTCTTTCTATTCTAATTCTGTTCAGAATGAATTGCAGGCAGAGCTTGCAAACAAGCTTGGAAAGCTTTCAGGATATGAAGATTATAGCCTTTTTCTGTGTAATTCGGGAGCTGAGGCCAATGAGAATGCCTTAAAATTAGCTTCTTTTCATAATGGAAAAAGCAAAGTGCTTTACTTCTCAGGATCATTTCATGGAAGAACATCCGCAGCTGTTTCAGTAACGGATAATCCTAAAATTGTGGCTCCTGTAAACTTCTCAGAACGCTTTATTAGGTCTGAATGGAATAATGTAGAACAGCTTGAAGAGACCTTTGAGATTCATGGAAATGAAATTTCTTCTGTAATTATCGAAGGAATTCAGGGAGTAGGAGGGATTATGATTCCAACACCGGAATTTTTATCAAAAATTAAAGAATTATGCGAGAAATATGATGTTGTTCTTATTTTGGATGAAGTACAGTCCGGATACGGAAGAAGCGGATATTTCTTTGCCCATCAGGAATTTGGAGTTGAGGCAGATATTATCACAACAGCTAAAGGAATGGGGAATGGATTTCCGGTTGGCGGAGTTTTAATTCATCCTAAATTCCAGGCGAGCAATGGCTTATTGGGAACTA
Coding sequences within:
- a CDS encoding IS1/IS1595 family N-terminal zinc-binding domain-containing protein translates to MENICPKCKSNKVVKSGIINEKQRFHCKGCNYYFTVKKLGKQIDDYYVTKALQLYLEGLSYREIERIIGVSHVTISSWIKKYNITRPPHSEFHPVYKVLKQNELIEYIAQEENIKNSGIIITQFADKYMLIKWERFKK
- a CDS encoding GNAT family N-acetyltransferase, with the protein product MEIEISSCEHLMYVSEIQQEMYDSAQRRGTGIAKRSIEYLSKKISEGNAVVATENGEWVGFCYIETWSHGKFVANSGLIVSPKFRNGGVATQIKHKIFQLSREKYPDAKVFGLTTGLAVMKINSDLGYKPVIYSELTQDEEFWNGCKNCVNYEILMKKERKNCLCTAMLFVPDNNKVNGIANKQPENKYNNEQESHLSV
- the argC gene encoding N-acetyl-gamma-glutamyl-phosphate reductase, translating into MKKTVGIVGANGYTGSELIRLLAFHPHVTLSFLYSRSNSGTKISDLYPDLTTVCDQVLTDEFEEVDILFLCLPHKESRNWLAQNPVKDETLVIDLGNDFRLEGNFGNRNFIYGLPEINKKHFQGSKSIANAGCFATAIQLALLPLAEKGMLDEVYTTGITGSTGAGQSLQATTHFTWRNDNISAYKTLTHQHVDEILQQLVSLNNKEVTLNFVPWRGDFARGIFTSSTIKTDLKLEELKQLYQDFYAEEPFVTVSSRAVDLKQVVNTNRCVIQIEKSGNVAVIHSAIDNLLKGASGQAVQNMNIVMDWEENAGLNLKPIAF
- a CDS encoding aspartate aminotransferase family protein; the protein is MNLFNVYPLFNINPIKAQGSFLWDDKGEQYLDFYGGHAVISIGHNHPHYQNKLKEQLEKISFYSNSVQNELQAELANKLGKLSGYEDYSLFLCNSGAEANENALKLASFHNGKSKVLYFSGSFHGRTSAAVSVTDNPKIVAPVNFSERFIRSEWNNVEQLEETFEIHGNEISSVIIEGIQGVGGIMIPTPEFLSKIKELCEKYDVVLILDEVQSGYGRSGYFFAHQEFGVEADIITTAKGMGNGFPVGGVLIHPKFQASNGLLGTTFGGNHLACVASIAVLDVMKDENLIKNAQQMGEYIENKIKDLPHIRSIRRKGLMIGIELDRDCSEVRKSLLFDHHIFTGNSNDKTVLRILPALNIKKEETDLFINALKTVLENI
- the argG gene encoding argininosuccinate synthase, whose amino-acid sequence is MNKKVILAFSGGLDTSYCAKYLSETLGYDVYAVTVNTGGFSKEEEKELERKALKLGVKEYRCVDAQEDYYNSCVKYLIFGNVLKNNTYPLSVSAERTIQAQEIAKYAMEVNAEAIAHGSTGAGNDQVRFDLIFQVMCPDVEIITPIRDMALSREEEIEFLKNHGYEMEFQKAQYSVNKGLWGTSVGGKETLTSRNYLPEEAFPSQIRQTEPSEMEIEFKNGEIIAVNGENFEHPVYAIQKIEELASAYGIGRDIHVGDTIVGIKGRVGFEAAAASVIIKAHHLLEKHTLSKYQQMMKSQLSDWYGNWLHEALFLDPVMRNIESFLTDSQKTVSGKVFITLYPYRFILNGIESGHDLMSDKFGSYGEANRAWTGQDVKGYTKIVSNSLNIYHQINKNTN